The Raphanus sativus cultivar WK10039 chromosome 6, ASM80110v3, whole genome shotgun sequence sequence TTTTTCCACCTTCAAGGTGTTGTTCACCGTGACCTGAAGCCTGAGGTAAACATTCTGCTTCCACCACtgtaaaaaagttaaaactgtGTAGCTTGTTTCTTAAGTAAACCCCTACTCTCTCTCGTCTTCAGAATTTTCTGTACACCAGCAAAAATGAAGATGCAATACTCAAGGTCATAGATTTTGGTTTATCTGACTTCTCCAGATTCGGTAATGACTCTTTCCTTGCTTCTAGAGTTTTACTTAGGGAGCTGACAAACGACTTGTTTTGATGCTTTAATCAGATCAGCGTCTCAACGATGTGGTAGGCAGTGCATACTACGTTGCACCTGAAGTACTCCACAGATCATACGGCACAGAGGCAGATATATGGAGCATCGGTGTCATATCTTACATATTACTCTGTGGAAGTAGACCTTTCTACGGACGAACTGAGTCTGCCATCTTTCGCTGTGTCCTTAGAGCGAATCCTAATTTTGAAGATCTGCCGTGGCCTTCTATATCTCCTATTGCCAAAGACTTTGTGAGAAGGCTTCTGAACAAAGACCATAGGAAAAGAATGACAGCTGCTCAAGCTTTAGGTATGCTCCTTACTTACTACCACTAGTGTTCAAAATTGACCGGTGAAATGAAAAACATTagtatgttttcaaaatttttgtaGCTCATCCTTGGCTTCGAGGTGAAAACCCTGGTCTGCTTCTTGATTTCTCCATCTACAAGCTAGTGAAGGCTTATATTCGTGCATCTCCTTTCAGACGAGCAGCACTTAAGGTTTACTCTGGTCTGATAATAAGAGATGTGGCCATATTTATACAACAATGTATTTTGTGTCTTGTATACATCTTTAATTTTTGGCTGTTACTTGTAACCACAGTCTCTATCCAAAGCTATACCAGAAGAGGAACTTGTGTTCCTTAAAGCACAGTTCATGCTCCTGGAACCAGAAGATGGAGGCTTGTTTCTTCACAATTTCACTACGGTCAGTCTTATTTTTCCTGGTTTAATTTAACCATAGCTTTTTGATACAGCTGTTCTTACATTCTTGTGGTGAGTGCAGGCTTTGACAAGATATGCTACGGATGCTATGATCGAATCTAGGCTTCCTGACATTTTAAACTTGGTACGCACGTAATAACACATTGTTCCTTGAGCCCCAAGCGTTTTCAACTCTCTGCATAGTtacatctttctttttttttcctttttgttgaTTGAAGTTGCAACCCTTAGCACATAGGAAACTCGATTTTGAAGAGTTCTGTGCAGCTGCGGTTAGCGTTTATCAACTAGAGGCTCTTGAAGAATGGGAACAGATCGCAACTACAGCATTTGAGGACTTTGAACGTGAAGGAAGCCGAGCCATTTCAGTCCAAGAACTCGCTGAGGTATGCAGGGACTTTCAATATAACTCTGAGATCTGTAAAACCACGATCGTTGGCATGAATCTTGGGATTTACGCATGTGCAGGAGATGAGTTTGGGACCAAATGCGCATCCTTTGCTCAATGATTGGATCCGAAGTTTGGATGGGAAGCTGAGTTTCTTGGGGTATAAAAAGTTCTTGCACGGTGTGACAGTTCGAAGCTCGAGCTCAAGACCTACTAGGTGACTTCTAACTTTGCAAATCACACCCTAATAATACTGTTTGGAGAAGAAAAGGCACCTCTTTGTATTGAGCATTTTGCTTTCAGAGGAGCCGttccaaaaccaaaaacaaacaaacatggaaagtgtttttttctttttgtattctcttttgtaaaattttaatttccgGTTTGTAGAgaaaagagtttataaaatgGGTGGTGGTTGTTTGGCTCTGGTTttgtttcctcttttttttttgtaacacagcTTATATTATAAAAGGTTCAAGGAGCATCATCGGTTACAACTGAAGCAAAAGATTCCGGAGCCATGCTCGACGGTCTAACGAAGCTAAAAGACATTACAAAACAACTAAAGATAAATCAACTGTtttatgttcaaaaaaaaatcaactgtTTAGATATAAAACTTTTATGATATACACATTGAAATGTTGTATTAAGACATGGTATCATGTATACGCGTGCACTTCTGATTCGGTAACTCCAGACTGTACTTTTGATTTTGGGGCCTTGTCGGTTTTGTTGGCAGTCGCTAGCGACCCCATTTGATTACTGTTCGTTTGGCCACGATCGGTCGTTAGTGATATGTGATTAGAAATTTGGTAGCTGATCTTTCAAGTGCCATAGAGTTATGTATAGATATTGGAGATTCTTTCACCCACATATATTATTATGCCTATGATTTCGGTTTATTTGGTCAAATTGACTCAGATCATTCATTTCTGATTAGTTAGTTTATCCAAAATCTCACCAACttagacatttttttttggtataactcggttttcagttatttaagttttcaatttttttacctAGCAGAActgatattttgatttaaagatttttaaaaactaaaatattattggtaattttattaaatttggttagtttgattcgtttattttgatttatttttggttaagtattttaaaaaaaaactaacactGATTATCAAACCCAAAATCGAAATATTTTTGACTTACCGAGTGGAATGCGGTCAATCTGAGATTGCTTAAGATGTGAGTATTCATTTTAGAAGTTCAGCTGACTTTGAGAGAATTGAAGTCTCTATTAGATTCTTCCGTTATTCAGTTATGTATTTCAtcaattcttttaaatttttatgttattgGATTATGCATTTGAAATCATTTTCTAAAATACTTTAGATACTAATTCtattaaatattcatattattcaatttttggTGGATTTCATGGTAattgtatttgaaaataaattaatgaaaaaatcaattataaaaagtaaaaaaccaATTCTTAAGGTTTAAGTTAGGATTTGAAGAGAATTGTTTATAGCatttatttattagataatGTATGTTAAACTTATTGTTAAGATAGATTTGGAAATGTAATATTcattatcaatttatattaCATTTgacaaaatgacaaaaatatatcatttattgtaattcatattatattagaggaacaaatttttttatattatgataTAGTCTTATGATATAAAAGTTATTGgctttttattattttgctaGAAGAGTTTTTATTTCACTTTTAAAATGAGTTTATATGTCTATAGTCTATACCATATGTAAATGATTATgcttttatcatttttatcaGTAaaatttttgttctttctttgtgcatttttatataaagattCAAAAAGCTCATGAGATTTAAAGGAATTGGTTTCTATCAAATTTAATTGTATcaactttaaaatctaaaatgaaAGAAATAGACAAGTGCATTTAAATCACCAAACACTCTTGCTTTCTAGCTCgatgttttttgtttcttggtAGTCAAAGTATTGGCAAAATCGTCCACACGATTCGGCATCGTCTAGACAAAAACGTGGTGACCACTACATTTTTGGTggaaacaaatagaaaaattgGGGTATTTAGAAATGTTCACATTTAAAAAATCAGGTAGTATTACTTTATAGATGTTTTATTGTAATAACATTGGTGCATTTAGAAATTATAACATTGGTTCATGGAGAAATACGtgataaaattcataaaattgtGTAATCATGATATTATTGATGTATAGAAGTTTTATTATAGTAACATTGTTGCATTGGGAATAATAACATTAGCCACACTGAAATAAGACAAAACATTTTTAAAGcctagattaaaaaaaattactaaagtGAAGCAAATTTATTGTGTTGTTACTAGAATTTCtcatattttacataaattattagaatatttttagtcGAAATTTCTCTTATCTATAGttataccaaaaaacaaaaattacaaaAGTATCTTTAAGAATTGGTCGTTGACATACttgttttcaaaaacataaatctATCAGATAATAAGTCTGCTTATTAAATCTCTTTAGAAAATACAATCAGTAAAAAAACAGTGTTAAACTTTCTTAAAAATGACAAATTTGTTTCTACTGTGTCAAGAAACTGTAGAAGTTATGAATGTGTTTCTTATCATTCATCGAAGGAGGCGTTGCCTCTATATACAACTTGTAGAACAAGATAATACGTTAAACCTATTTACAAGCTATATGGGCCTCGTATGTGGCCCAATACCCCCTCTCAAGGTGGAGTGTGGAGGTTACAAACACCCAACTTGACAAGAAAATCTTCAAATTCTCGACGCCCCAACGCTTTAGTCATGATGTCAGCTAACTGCGATTTCGTTGAGACATGTTTCGTAGCAATAAGGCCTTTGATGATCTCATCCCGTATAAAATGACAGTCCATACCAACTTGCTTGGTCCGAGCATGATAGACAGGATTAGCGGCAAGATTGATAGCTGATAAACTGTCTGAATGAAGTGGTATCGGTCCTGAGCAGTCAATTCCAAACGCAGGTAGAAGTTCCCGGATCCATATCAGCTCGCAAACTGTATCTGCCATTGCCCTGTATTCTGCTTCCGCCGAAGAACGAGAGACGTGATCTTGTTTCATTGTCTTCCAAGACAGAGGTGAACCTCCCAGTTGTATGAACCAACCAGTAAGTGATCTGCGAGTTAGTGGACAAGCaccccaatcagcatcacaccAGGCAGTGAGTTTCAGTTCAGTATTTGCGCGTAGCAGTATGCCTTGCCCCGgactattttttaaatacctCACGACCCTGAGCGCAGCATTCCAGTGTTCAGTCCTCGGAGAACCCATGAACTGCGAGAGTATGTGAATGGGATAAGACAGTTCAGGGCGTGTGGTGCCAAGATAAATCAGTTTTCCAATCAAATGTCGATAACTGGTCGGGTCAGAAAGTAACTCTCCATCAGCTATAGCTAATTTGTGGTTCTGCTCTAGAGGAAACGAGGCCGGTTTGACTCCTAGAAGTCCTGTTTCAGAGATCAagtcaagtgcatattttcgtTGACAAAGGTATATACCAGAGGGATTTCGAGCGACTTCGATGCCAAGGAAGTAACGAAGAATACCTAAATCTTTCATGTGAAAACAGGAACTGAGATATTCCTTGAAATCAGCAATGACTGAAACTGAGTTTCCGGTAATGATCAAATCGTCTACGTAAACCAGAACATGGATAGTAGTGTGTTCCTTTGCATAAACGAACAAGGAATAATCAGACTTGTTCTGTTCAAATCCATAGTCTGTTAAAGCTGAAGTCAGTTTTTCAAACCAACAGCGAGGAGcctgtttcaatccgtagagcGACTTGTGTAATCGGCAAACCTGAGTTTTGTCATCTGTCCTGAACCCTGGAGGCAGTTGCATATACACTTCTTCTTCGAGATCACCATGAAGAAAAGCATTATGCACGTCCATTTGGTGTACCTCCCAATCACAAGAAGAGCTAGCTGTAGAAACGCTCGTATGGTTACCATTTTTGCGACAGGCGCAAAGGTTTCGTTGTAGTCAACCCCCTCTGTTTGGTTATTTCCACATACCACCAAACGAGCTTTGTAGCGTGAAAGTGTACCATCAGcattaaatttcaatttgaaaaCCCACTTACAGTTCAATGCCTTCTTTCCAGCTGGTAAGGTAACGACAGTCCATGTACCACTTTCCTCACAAGCAACTATCTCGTCAGTAACAGCATCACGCCAATGCTCATCAAGAAAAGCTTCTTTGTAACTCTTTAGCTCCACTGCCGAGCTGATCGCCATAATATATGCTTGATAATTAGGTGAAAATCGTTCACTAGAAACATAGTTATCTAGAGGATAAGGCGTTGCAGCAGGCAATGGACTGTGTAACAGTGTAGTGATATAATCGGCCAATCTCGTTGGAGCTTTCTTGACGCGTTGGCCACGTCCAAGAACCTCATCTGCGACAGGTTCAACGACTGTTGCTACAGGTTCGATGGGTTGCAGTGTCACGGCTGGAGTAGTTGTGTCGTGAGCAACTGCAGGTGTCGAAGAAGTCGTAGATAAAGGCGCTGATTCCTGGTTCGTCGCAGTCGGAACCGAACTAGGAGATACTGATGAGTCATTATTCAATGGCTGAGCTGCTTTGATTTCTTCATCATCCATAAAGGAGAAATCAGCCATAGGAAACAAAGAAGGTGATGCAGGCAAGTTATAACTCTCCAATAGTGGGTATTCTGATTCATTAAACACCACATCTCTTGAGACTGAAACTCTTCCAGTTTCTATATTATACACTCACCATCCTTTCTTATTAAACGGGCATCCAACGAACACTGAACGAGTACCTCTTTCCTCAAACTTATTGCCGCCGTGTCTCTGGTTATGGACGTAACACAAGCAACCAAAGACCCGGAGATGACTCATCGGAGGAGGCCTCTTGTAAACAAGTTCGAAAGGAGTACGACCATTGAGAAGTTTGGTCGGAGTACGGTTTATCAAGTAACCTGCAGCAAGTGCACAATAACCCCAAAATTCGATAGGTAGGTGTGCTTGGAATCTGAGAGCTCGAGCTGTGTTAAGAATGTGCCGGTGTTTGCGCTCGACACGGCCATTTTGCTGGGGAGTTCCAACACAGGAAGTCTCATGAATGATTCCATGTTCTGCAAAGAAATTAGTCAAGCAAATGAACTCAGATCCATTATCACTGCGTATAGTCTGAATCTTTGTATCAAATTGCCTATCAACAAGTGCAATGAAGTTCTTAAGGTGTGTCAGTGCTTCTCGTTTGTTTGGAAGCAGATAAATCCAAACCGCACGTGAGTAATCATCAAGTATCGTAAGAAAATAGGTTGAACCACAGAGAGACTTTGTTCGATAAGGCCCCTAAAGATCGCAGTGAATAAGTTGAAACGCAAAAGTCGTCTTATTAATACTTGAAGGAAAGAATCTCGTGTTTGCTTCGCACGAATACAAATATCACAAGTCTTTGAATTAAAACCAGAAACACTTAAATCAGAATTCTGCAACATCTCCATAGCCGTAGAAGAAGGGTGACCGAGACGACGATGCCAAACTTCAGCAGTAGAGTCCACTGATCCCTGAATCGCAGTCGCAGGTTCCACTCCTCTGAAAAAATACAGTCCTTGCTGCTGTTCACCCACTCCAATCAGCATCAGTGTGATGCGATCCTGAATAATACAAACCTTATCAGTGAGCTGAAACAGACAACCTCTATCCCTAGTGAGATGAGAGACTGATATGAGATGACAGAGAAGTCCATCAACATAGTAGACACTTTGCAGTGTCAGTGAAGAACCCAAACGGACACTTCCCATCTTAGTCGATACTGTAAAACGGCCATCAGGCAGTTTAATATTTACTGGTGCCATATCAGAAATATCAAGTAGAAAATCAAGAGAACCAGTCATATGATTTGTAGCACCAGAGTCAATGATCCATGATTCAATAAATTGCTTACCAGATAGCCTGTTAACAGGGGCAGAGTTCCTCTCATCAAGCATATGCACTAAAGTTCGCCATTGTGTATCACTTAAACCAGTGAGTCCGAGGCGATCATCTGCAGTAAGTGAATGTGCTTGAACCGGAGAAACAGAGACGTTGTTTGCGCGAGCTGAATCTGACGTCTTGCCTCTCTGAGACGAACTACCGGAACCAGCGGTCAGCCCACAAGCAGTATTTGTGTTTCCCACACTGCGATTTGCAGAAACAGAGTTGCCACCAGAGTTCATTGTTCCTGACTTTTGCTTCTGATTATCTTCCCACCAATCCGGATAACCGATCAAACGGAAACAATTTTCAGCAACATGTCCAGGTCGACCGCAGTTTGTGCAGGTTACAGAACCTCCTTTGCGATCATGACTGGTTTTTGACCTAGTTGTTTGAACAGCGAAACTGACTCCATCAAGCCTCTCAGTATTCATCCGTCCGAGTTGTTTTGATTCTTCGTCCTGAACAAGTGCATTGTAAGCTTCATCCAAGGAAGGAAGTGGAACTCGAGACAGCAGAGATGATTTTATGGCGCCATATTCTGTTTCATCAAGCCCCATCAAAAACTGATGAAGTTTATCTTCCTCGCGTTCCTTGCGTACTTCTTCCATAGTCTTGGCTTGTTGGTAGTCAGCCATACTTCTCCAAAGATGGGTCAGTTTCCCATAGTAAGCTTCGATAGGAAGCCCTCGTTGTCGGCATGTTGCGAGTTCAGTTTTAAGTCTCTGAACTCGCTGTCCATTCTTTACTCCAAAACGACGCTGAATATGAGTCCACAACTCATGAGCGTCATCAACATGTGACATTGATGTAGATATGCTTTCATCGATCGTCAATTTCATCCAAGAGACTACGAGAGCATTATTTGCTATCCAGTCTTCATAATCAGCAGAGGTCTCTGCAGGTTGAGGTATTGACCCGTCGGCGAAGCCAAACTTCTTTCGTGCTTTCAGCGCTAGCTTGAGATTGGTGGCCCATTCGTCGTAGTTAGGACCACGCAACAGCGGCTTCGAGATCAAGGTTCCAGGATTATCACTGGAGCTTAAGTCGTACGGAGAGATCCTGCGTCTTCCGTCGGTACGT is a genomic window containing:
- the LOC108809340 gene encoding CDPK-related kinase 6-like, which codes for MGHCYSRNISTVEDKDGDVPNGRPAQLQNNHQTSVPSSPVASGSTEVNPYTISPFQSPLPAGVAPSPARTPGRKFKWPFPPPSPAKPILAALRRRRGTAPQPRDGPIPEESEEADDHGRAGGSGERLDKNFGFSKNFEGKYELGKEVGRGHFGHTCWAKAKKGKIKGQTVAVKIIAKAKMTSALSIEDVRREVKLLKALSGHRHMVKFYDAFEDTDNVFLVMELCEGGELLDRILARGGRFQEADAKRILVQILSATAFFHLQGVVHRDLKPENFLYTSKNEDAILKVIDFGLSDFSRFDQRLNDVVGSAYYVAPEVLHRSYGTEADIWSIGVISYILLCGSRPFYGRTESAIFRCVLRANPNFEDLPWPSISPIAKDFVRRLLNKDHRKRMTAAQALAHPWLRGENPGLLLDFSIYKLVKAYIRASPFRRAALKSLSKAIPEEELVFLKAQFMLLEPEDGGLFLHNFTTALTRYATDAMIESRLPDILNLLQPLAHRKLDFEEFCAAAVSVYQLEALEEWEQIATTAFEDFEREGSRAISVQELAEEMSLGPNAHPLLNDWIRSLDGKLSFLGYKKFLHGVTVRSSSSRPTR